The nucleotide window GCGCCAGCTGCAGTGTCGCGTCGCGGAACAGCCGGCTGACCGCGCTTTTCGGCGTGATGAAATCGGTCGCCCGCGTCGAGTTCAGGATGTTCTCGTCGGCGGCATATTCCCGCTCGCTGGCATAGGTGTCGAGCAGCGCAGCGGGCGCCTTGCCCTGCAATACCAGGCGCAGCTTCCACGCCAGGTTGTCGGCGTCCTGCACGCCGCTGTTGGCGCCGCGGGCTCCGAACGGCGACACACCGTGGGCCGAGTCGCCCGCGAACAGCACGCGACCGTGGCGGAACTTGTCCATGCGCAGGCAGCAGAACGTGTAGATGCTCACCCATTCGAGCGTAAAGTCCACCTCCTTGCCGAGCAAGGCGCGGATCCGGGGCATCACGCGCCCGGGCTCACGCTCGGCGACCGGATCGGCGTCCCATCCCAGCTGGAAATCGATGCGCCAGACGTCATCCGGCTGCCGGTGCAGCAGCACCGACTGGCCGCGGTGGAATGGCGGATCGAACCAGAACCACCGCTCGGACGGGAATTCGGCCGTCATCTTCACATCCGCGATCAGGAAGCGGTCCCTGAAGATGCGCCCCTTGCTTTCAAGTCCGAGGAAATTGCGGATCGCGCTCTTGCCGCCATCCGCTGCCACGACGTACTCCGCCTGCAACGCATACTCCCCGTCCGGCGCGGAAACCGTGAGCGTCACCCCTTCGGTGTCCTGCACCAGGCCAGTCACCTTGCTGCTCCAGCGCAGCTCGAGCAGCGCAAGCTCCCGGGCTCGCTCATGCAGGTAGCCTTCCACGTAGTACTGCTGCAGGTTGATGAAGGCCGGCCGCTCGTGCCCCTGCTCGGGCAACAGGTCGAAGCTGTAGAGTGGTTGGTCGCCCATGAATACGCGGCCGACGTTCCAGCTCACCCCCTTGCCGACCATCGGGTCGCCGCACCCGAGCCTGTCGAAGACTTCCAGCGTACGCTTGGCAAAGCAGATCGCCCGCGAGCCGGTCGACAGCCGGTTATCGTCATCGAGCAGGATCACAGGCACTCCCTGCCGGGCCAGGTCGATCGCCGTCGCCAGCCCGACCGGGCCGGCCCCCACCACCACGACCGGGCGGCGTCCTTCGCTGCTGTCCTTGCGCGGCTGGTAGTCGAATACGCGCTGCTGGAAATCCGTCTCCATCATTTTCCTCCGTCTTACGCCTGCAGGGCGTGCCACATTTCCTTGTCGCGCTGCGCCGTCCAGATGCGCGGATGCTTGATGCCGCTCGCCTCGTCGTAGGCGCGGGTCACGTCGAACGGCAGGCAGTGCTCGTAGATGAAGACGTGCGCGAACTTCGGATCCATCTTCGAGCGCACGTGCGCCATCGCCGCTTTCAGGTCGAGCTTGTCGGCGACCGCTTCTTTCGCGCTCTGCAGGAGCGTGGTCACGAAATCCTTCGTGTAGTCGATGCCGGCATTCACTTCGGCCGGATTCAGCAGCGCGGGGCCGCGGCCCGGCACCAGTTTGTCGAAGTTCATCGCGCGCAGCGTTTCCAGCGTTGCCGGCCATTCTTCCAGCTGGGCGTCGCCCGTATAGGCGGCGGCGTCGGCTTCGACCAGGTCGCCGGAGAAGCAGATGTTCTGCGCCGGGATATACGCGATCGTGTCGCCCTTCGTGTGGCCCATGCCCACGTGCGCCAGCTTCACTTCCAGCTGGCCCATGAAGATCGTCATCTCGTTGTCGAACACCATCGTGGGCCAGGTGAGGCCCGGCACGGATTCGACGCCGGCGAACAGGCGGGGGAAACGCTCGATCTCCGATTTCATGTCCTGCTCGCCACGCTCGACGATCATTTCATGGGTGCCGCGCGAGGCGATCACCTGCTCGGCGCCTTCCTGGAAATAGGCCGAGGCGCCCAGCACGCGCACGGCATGGTAGTGGGTGAGCACCACGTATTTGATCGGCAGGTCGGTCACGCTGCGAATGTGCCCGATCAGGGCACGGGCCATGACCGGCGTGGCGGTGGTGTCGATCACCATCACGCCGTCGTCGCCGATGATGACGCCCGAATTCGGATCGCCCTCGGCCGTGTACGCATAGGCGTTATCGGAAAGCTTGATGAAACTGGTCTTCTTGACTTCCAGGTCGGCCTGCGATGCGAATTTTTTTTCTGCCACGATGCGATCTCCTTGGTTTGTTGGGCGTGGTCAGACGATACCCCTTGCAGTATTATTTGAAAATCACACACCATCGATTCACGTTATGAATGATCTGCATAACAGCGACCTGGATCTCAACCTGCTCCCGGTCTTCGATGCATTGATTCGCGTGGGGAACGTCAGCCGCGCCGCTGAAGACTTGTCGATGTCCCAGAGCGCCGTCAGCCATGCGCTCAAGCGATTGCGGCTGTTCTTTGGCGATCCCCTGTTCCTGAAAACGGGGGCGGGGATGCAGCCCACGCCCCGTGCGCTGGAACTGCGCGGCCCCGTGCTGTCGGTGATGGGCACCGTGCGCGGCGAGCTGCTGGTACGGGAAGGCTTCGATGCGGCCCGGTCGAACCGGGTGTTCAGTCTGCTGTTGACCGACATGGGCGAGCTGATCTTCCTGCCGCGGCTGATCGCCCGGCTGCGTGAAACGGCGCCTCACTGCACGCTGCGAACCTTGCAGGTTCCGATGCGGCAGGTACAGGGCGTTCTTGAAAGCGGCGAAGGCGACCTGGCGCTCGGTTCGCTGCACGCCGTTCCCGACGGGCTGTTCCAGCAGCAGTTGTTCACGCGATCGTTCGTCACGATCGTCAACCGCCGCAACAGCGACATCGGTGAAACGCTGAGCCGCGACCAGTTCTTCGCCATGGAGCACATCGTGGTATCGCTTTCCGGGAAGCTGGAAGATG belongs to Pseudoduganella albidiflava and includes:
- a CDS encoding MBL fold metallo-hydrolase, translated to MAEKKFASQADLEVKKTSFIKLSDNAYAYTAEGDPNSGVIIGDDGVMVIDTTATPVMARALIGHIRSVTDLPIKYVVLTHYHAVRVLGASAYFQEGAEQVIASRGTHEMIVERGEQDMKSEIERFPRLFAGVESVPGLTWPTMVFDNEMTIFMGQLEVKLAHVGMGHTKGDTIAYIPAQNICFSGDLVEADAAAYTGDAQLEEWPATLETLRAMNFDKLVPGRGPALLNPAEVNAGIDYTKDFVTTLLQSAKEAVADKLDLKAAMAHVRSKMDPKFAHVFIYEHCLPFDVTRAYDEASGIKHPRIWTAQRDKEMWHALQA
- a CDS encoding FAD-dependent oxidoreductase, with translation METDFQQRVFDYQPRKDSSEGRRPVVVVGAGPVGLATAIDLARQGVPVILLDDDNRLSTGSRAICFAKRTLEVFDRLGCGDPMVGKGVSWNVGRVFMGDQPLYSFDLLPEQGHERPAFINLQQYYVEGYLHERARELALLELRWSSKVTGLVQDTEGVTLTVSAPDGEYALQAEYVVAADGGKSAIRNFLGLESKGRIFRDRFLIADVKMTAEFPSERWFWFDPPFHRGQSVLLHRQPDDVWRIDFQLGWDADPVAEREPGRVMPRIRALLGKEVDFTLEWVSIYTFCCLRMDKFRHGRVLFAGDSAHGVSPFGARGANSGVQDADNLAWKLRLVLQGKAPAALLDTYASEREYAADENILNSTRATDFITPKSAVSRLFRDATLQLARDHAFARKLVNSGRLSMPSVYGDSPLNTADAQAFGPALRPGSPAADAPVEWEGKADWLLRHVGDDFTGIYFAGSHVDDSVLRRCTALADGPIPVRTLVIAAPGTASGPGVLVDRDGLVRQRYGALPGSYYLLRPDQHVCARWREFDEAAVRQAVARATCNLEQAA
- a CDS encoding LysR family transcriptional regulator, whose product is MKLVFLTSRSACDANFFSATMRSPWFVGRGQTIPLAVLFENHTPSIHVMNDLHNSDLDLNLLPVFDALIRVGNVSRAAEDLSMSQSAVSHALKRLRLFFGDPLFLKTGAGMQPTPRALELRGPVLSVMGTVRGELLVREGFDAARSNRVFSLLLTDMGELIFLPRLIARLRETAPHCTLRTLQVPMRQVQGVLESGEGDLALGSLHAVPDGLFQQQLFTRSFVTIVNRRNSDIGETLSRDQFFAMEHIVVSLSGKLEDAYDAIVDELDGPRRIYLMTPHFLTVPMIIEENPQLIATVPRELATKFAGYKSIRMVATPVPVPPFAIRQHWHPRVHHDAANIWLRQQVKQTFDTAPE